GGCCACCTTATCAGGGTTATCCTTATCTGGACGCATAGGGCGCATAGATTGTTGAATATGCAGCGTCAGAGACTGGGTAGGCCTAAGCAGCAATACCGCCTCCATAGCCGGAACATCAAACCCCTCGGAAATTAAGTCAACGTTACACAGCACCTTAATATTACCGGTGCGAAACTGGTCAATAGCCGCCTTCCGTACTCCCTGCTCTGTTTCCCCATCTATGTGCTGAGCTGGTATCCCAGCAGCACGAAACATTTCTGCAGTGTGCTCAGAGTGAGCACGACTCACACAGTAAGCGATGGCCCGCTTGCCATCAGTCAGTTTTTTATACTGCTCGATAGCATCCCCGATGATCTCTGATCTGTCCATAGCAAGGGTGATATCTGACTTAATGTAGTCCCCATACTTCACCCGCAAGCCGTCCAGATTTGCCTTTACGGGCGGGGCAAAGTATTTGTAAGGGGTTAGGTTACCCCACTCAATTAACTGTTTCACAGACGGCCCCAGCACCAGTGATTCGAAGATATCTCCCATGCCGTCGCCGTTTGTCCTGGCCGGCGTGGCAGTTAAACCAATAACAAAGGCTTGAGGAAATGCCTCCATTAGCTTGACCCATGTATTTGCCTTGGCGTGGTGGCTTTCGTCGAAAATTATCACATTTGGCGGATTGATACGATCTAGCCTCCTGGCGACAGTGAAAATGCTACCAATCTGGATCTGGTCCCCGGTAGCCGAACACCCTGGGGCGATAATCCCATGCTGTATACCCATGGCTGTAAATGTTTCACTTGACTGGTCTATAAGCTCCTGACGGTGGACAGCAAATAGTACGGACTGTCCACGGGTGGCGGATTGTGCGGCCATCCACGCCATAATTACCGTCTTTCCAGCACCACAGGGAGCAACTATACAGGTTTTACGGCGTCCGGAACGAAATTCATCCCGGACGCCTTCAATGAGTAATTCTTGATATGGTCTTAACTTGAACATGGTTTAAAAGGGGATATCGTCAATATTGCCCTGGAACCCGTTAGCCGGAGGTTGCTGTCCTTGCCCCTGACCCTGGAACTGGAAATCAATCTGTCCCTGGGGAGGCTGACCATTAGGTGGCCCAGCAGGTGTTTGTTGATATCCTGGTGGTTGTTGCTGATACTGTCCGGGTTGCTGGCTGTACTGCCCTGGCGGCGGCCCTTGTGGTGGCATTTGTCCAGGGTATCCTTGTGGTAGTGGGTATCCTCCCTGAGAAGGCGGAATATAACCAGGTGGTTGTTGGAAACCCTGCTGCTGGTATCCCTGAGGTGGCCCCTGGTATTGTTGCTGTTGAGCAGGTGGCTGGTTAGGTGATTGCTGTTGATTATCCTGTTTTGGCCCAATAAAGGTAATTGAATTAACCATAATTTTTACTGCGGAACGTTTCTGACCTGTTTGTTGGTCATCCCAGCGTTCTTGCTGTAAGCGGCCGGAAACACCAACCTCACGGCCCTTAGTTAAGTTATTGGCAATTGTTTCAGCGGTCTTTTCAAAAGCAGTGCAGTCAAAAAAATCAGCCTCATCCTTATTGCCATATCTCTGTACAGCGATAGACATATTGGTTACCGCTTTACCATTCTGGGTATATCTTAGTTCTGGGTCACGGGTTAAGCGACCAATAATGTTGACAGAGTTCATATTTACACCATCCTTTGTTGTAAGTATCCTTGTGCTTCGCTGACCATGGTTGCCAACTCTGGGTCTGTTAGTTGGTTAGCTGGTTTATGGTAACGCTGTTGCAGATAATTTGGCAGGGAATTCACATCCCATCCTAGTTGATGCCAGAGGCCGACAAGCTCCTGCACTCTGGGTGTGTTTGGTAAGGGGGCTACTGCTGGTTGTTGCCCTTGGTTGGTGAATTCGGTTTTATCAGTATTACTGTCGGCTTCGGGATTATCCCCGGTTTCAATATTCAAAGCTGTCAACCAAGCGTACTTAAGGGCCATGGTTTGGGCCTTAGCGACTGCCTTGTCACCCGGATCTGTACCGGTACCCAAACTGGTGACGGTTACTGATTCGCCGGAATCGGCATCAATGATGGTTAACTTGCACTGAACGGTTACAAGCTGCCATACGCCACCCCGGGAAGTGGATTTTTCTTTTTCTGACAGGATTGAAAACTCCGGCACACTAGCCATATTGGCCTGCACCAGGGCATCGTTAACTTTGCCAAGAATAGCGGCAGCTGAAACATACTTATATTTTTGCTCCTTATTGGTAGAATCTTTTTGTACATATTCGCAGGCTTTAGCCACTTGGACTAGTTTCGCTGCAATACTCTTCAATTAGCCCACCTCACTGAATCCGAATGTGATAACCCTGGTGGATCTCAGCACCGGGAACTTCAGCCCCACGCTTTATATCGTCTAATATTGCTTTCTTATCCACAGCAGGCGGCGGAGGTGGCGAAATAACCAGGTATTTAAACGGAAGTAATGAGGCATCTAGGACATTGACACTGGCAGGGTTTTTCTGCCTACGGACAGTGCCGATATCGGTCTGTACCTTATCCTTAGCGGTTGTCTCTAGCGCCCGAAGCAGATAATCTTTGAGCCACTTAATGCGATTTTCCGTTGCCTTTTTCTTGTCAGCCAGACGTTTTGCCTCGCGTTCAAATCCCTCACCTGAAACTTCGAGAGATTTAATTATTTTTGCCACTCCACCCACCTTAACCTCAAAGGCTTCTTCGATAGATTGCAGGGTATTCTCCAATACCTGAAGGTCTACATCTTCATCGTTTAGAAGATTAAAAATCTCGTTAAACGTACCAGTAAGCTCATAAAGTTTCATTCGGTGTCCTCCTCAAGATCGTCTTTGACCAGTTCGCAATCAGGAGTGCAGTTAAGGCACTCCTGACCGTTTAATGCACATTTCATTTAACACTCAACCTTTCACGACATAACCACATATCACTCATAGCTACCGGGTACCGGTCGCAGTTGCCAAGGCAATGACCAGCGTCATAGCATCCCTGCAGTGCAGGAACCACCTCAATTCATCCAGGCTGTTGTTTTTCACCCTGAACTGCAAGGTAATCTATAACCATATGTCTGTGGTAATTTAGCAGATTGATCAACTTAATTGCAGTACCATTGCACCGCCCTGGGGCATCCTTAGTAATAAACATCTTGAAACCCGTATTATTGTCTGGCGCAATTCTGACACCCTGCAGCTTTAGTGCATTAATAAGCAACTTAATATCAACAGGATTGCTATTTAGAGCAAAGTAGCCCATTAACTGCGACCGATTCTTTTTGATTTCTCTTAGGATCTCCTTGGCCGGATCCGGGACGGAATTAATATCCCATGGCATCGATATGTTGATTTGACCGTCCCTGGGAGATATGTTAATCTCGATGGACCGGGCCCGAGCAAGTAACTCAGTTATTTCCATTTCTTTAACCACTTTTCTTTAGGCGTAAAAGTAGTTACCGTAAGCCCAAAGGCCCAAAATCCACTGCTATCGCGATGCCATTTCACACCACAGTTTGGACAATTACTTTCTTTGCGGTTCTGGTGAAAAATCATATCTCGACCACAGATACATTGTGGAGTTAATACGATCTTTGCTGTAGCCATAACCGGAAATCCTTAACGGTTCCATAGAAACTGGTTAAACCTTTACGCATTAGATTCACCGTCCTTAATGGGGATTGAGCCGGTGGTCTTTACTTCAAAGATTTGGCCACAGTCATGACAGATAACAGTTACATCATTTTGGCCAATCACGGTAGCATCAAGATTAGTTCCCCAGCACACGGGACAGGATTTTATATCTAACATTTGGTAACCTCCGATTATTTTTATTTAGCGACATCGGCTACCGCCAGACTTGACCTTATGTAGTGTTGATGGTAAGTTAATGGGTAAGAGATTTTTTGTGGCCCTTTTGTAGGGCTCTTTTTTATTTCTGTAGCTTTAGGAGTTCTACACACCAACTAAGGAATTGCATATTAGTTGGTTGATCAAAGTACTTGTCAAAATAGTCGTTGCATTTAGCTTCAGCTATCGCTATGGCATGCCTTATTGATCTTTCTACTGCTTGGAGTGGTATTAAACTCTGTCGCAACCGCAGGGTAAAGCTTTTTAGTTGCTTCGAACTTCATCGTTCTGTTTTCTATAATTAGCTTGATAGCTGACCTGGCGTAGTGATAACCTTGCACGTGAGACGGGATGCCTATATCCCAAAGCAATTGAGTGATCTGGTCATCAATACTGGCAACCGGTCTTTCAACCGTTGTTGGCTCACTAATAGGGGCTTGTCCATCTAACGCTGGCGCCAAAACCGGATATACTGCAAGAAACTGTTCAGCCATTGTTTTAGCCTGCTCCAGTGCTTCAATTGGGTTACATTGTTGTGTGGCACTCTGCATCATTTTCTACACCTCCTTTTAATGG
This genomic interval from Desulforamulus reducens MI-1 contains the following:
- a CDS encoding sporulation initiation factor Spo0A C-terminal domain-containing protein, which gives rise to MMQSATQQCNPIEALEQAKTMAEQFLAVYPVLAPALDGQAPISEPTTVERPVASIDDQITQLLWDIGIPSHVQGYHYARSAIKLIIENRTMKFEATKKLYPAVATEFNTTPSSRKINKACHSDS
- a CDS encoding single-stranded DNA-binding protein, translated to MNSVNIIGRLTRDPELRYTQNGKAVTNMSIAVQRYGNKDEADFFDCTAFEKTAETIANNLTKGREVGVSGRLQQERWDDQQTGQKRSAVKIMVNSITFIGPKQDNQQQSPNQPPAQQQQYQGPPQGYQQQGFQQPPGYIPPSQGGYPLPQGYPGQMPPQGPPPGQYSQQPGQYQQQPPGYQQTPAGPPNGQPPQGQIDFQFQGQGQGQQPPANGFQGNIDDIPF
- a CDS encoding ERF family protein — protein: MKSIAAKLVQVAKACEYVQKDSTNKEQKYKYVSAAAILGKVNDALVQANMASVPEFSILSEKEKSTSRGGVWQLVTVQCKLTIIDADSGESVTVTSLGTGTDPGDKAVAKAQTMALKYAWLTALNIETGDNPEADSNTDKTEFTNQGQQPAVAPLPNTPRVQELVGLWHQLGWDVNSLPNYLQQRYHKPANQLTDPELATMVSEAQGYLQQRMV
- a CDS encoding DEAD/DEAH box helicase; its protein translation is MFKLRPYQELLIEGVRDEFRSGRRKTCIVAPCGAGKTVIMAWMAAQSATRGQSVLFAVHRQELIDQSSETFTAMGIQHGIIAPGCSATGDQIQIGSIFTVARRLDRINPPNVIIFDESHHAKANTWVKLMEAFPQAFVIGLTATPARTNGDGMGDIFESLVLGPSVKQLIEWGNLTPYKYFAPPVKANLDGLRVKYGDYIKSDITLAMDRSEIIGDAIEQYKKLTDGKRAIAYCVSRAHSEHTAEMFRAAGIPAQHIDGETEQGVRKAAIDQFRTGNIKVLCNVDLISEGFDVPAMEAVLLLRPTQSLTLHIQQSMRPMRPDKDNPDKVAIIIDHVGNCYRHGLPDEDRSWSLEGKKKNSTGPREVSLRQCPKCYAAHRPAPVCPLCGYQYAPTERAEPDKRQGELVKVDEIERQRKKQEIRQARNITDLEEIALRRGYKLGWINKMAELKRIPNGGTK
- a CDS encoding siphovirus Gp157 family protein; the protein is MKLYELTGTFNEIFNLLNDEDVDLQVLENTLQSIEEAFEVKVGGVAKIIKSLEVSGEGFEREAKRLADKKKATENRIKWLKDYLLRALETTAKDKVQTDIGTVRRQKNPASVNVLDASLLPFKYLVISPPPPPAVDKKAILDDIKRGAEVPGAEIHQGYHIRIQ